The Microbacterium sp. SORGH_AS_0862 region GTCGCCATCGTCACCGGATCCGGCCGCGGCCTCGGCCTCGCCTACGCCCAGGAGCTCGCCCGCCAGGGTGCGCGCGTCGTCGTCAACGACGTGGATGCGGCCACCGCCGCCGAGGCGGTGTCCTCGATCGAGCGCGAGGGGGGCCAGGCTGTCGCGGTGGTCGCCCCCGTGGGCTCGTCGGAGACGGCGAAGGAGCTCGTCCGCACGGCCGTCGACACCTACGGCCGCCTCGACATCCTCGTCACCAACGCCGGCGTCCTTCGCGACACGGTGCTCTGGAAGATGAGCGACGAGGCCTTCGACACCGTCATCGACGTGCACCTGCGCGGCACGTTCACCTGCGTCCGCGAGGCCGCCACCTACATGCGCGAGAACGAGATCGCCGGCCGCATCATCTGCATCGGCTCGCCGACCGGCCAGCGCGGCAACTTCGGCCAGACCAACTACGCCGCCGCCAAGGCCGGCATCGTCGGCATGGTGCGCACCTGGGCGCTCGAGCTCAAGAAGGCCGGCATCACCGCCAACGCCGTGATCCCGGTGGCCGCCACCGCCATGACGGCGACCTTGCCGTACTTCGCCGCGGCGGTCGAGGCGGAGGAGGCGGGCGACCCGATGCCCGCGTTCTACCGTCACGACCTCGGCTTCGGAACCTCCGACGACGTGGCCGGCCTCATCGCCTTCCTCGCCTCGGATGCGGCGGCGAACGTCTCCGGCCAGGCGATCGGCGTCGGCGGCGACCGCATCCAGCTCTGGTCGCACCCGGAGCCCGTGGTCACCGCGTACCGCGAGGGCGGCTGGAGCGCGGCGGCGCTCGAGTCAGAGTTCGCCCACCTGGTCGGCGACAACCTGCAGTCGGTCGGCGAACGCTTCCCCGCCCTGCCGGAAGAGCTGCAGCGCCCCCGCCCCTGAGACTCGAGGGGTCCGGTGTAACCGGGCCCCTCGCACCACGCATCCCCGACGACGAGGAACGCCGATGACCACGCGCTACGAACCCGCGATCGACCTTTCCGCCATCACGGCGATCGACGTGCATGTGCACATCGAGGTCGACGCGCACGGCCACTCCTCGCTTCCCGACGATCTGGCCGAGGCCGCATCCGCGTACTTCAGCGCGGACGTGGGGCGGCCCGATCTGGATGCGGTCGCCGCGTACTACCGCGAGCGCTCCATGGCCGCCGTGGTGTTCACCGTGGATGCGCAGACGGAGCTGAAGCATGCCGCGCTGTCGAGCGAGGAGATCGCGGAGGGCGCGGCGCGCAACAACGACGTGCTCATCCCGTTCGGCTCCGTCGACCCGCGTCAGGGCCGGGCCGCGATCGATCGCGCGCGACACCTGATCGAGGACTACGGCGTACGCGGCTTCAAGTTCCACCCCACGGTGCAGGGCTTCGATCCGAGCGACGACCAGTACTTCCCGCTGTACGAGACGCTGCAGGCGGCCGGCGTGGTGACGCTCTTCCACACGGGGCAGACGGGGATCGGCGCGGGGATGCGGGGCGGTCGCGGCTTCCGTCTCGCGCTGTCGAATCCGATGCTGCTCGACACGGTCGCAGCCGAGTTCCCCGACCTGCAGATCATCATGGCCCACCCCTCCGTGCCGTGGCAGGACGAGGCGATCTCGGTCGCGACCCACAAGCACAACACCTGGATCGACCTGTCGGGCTGGAGCCCGAAGTACTTCCCGCCGCAGCTGGTGCGCGCGGCGAACTCGTTCCTGAAGAGCCGCATCCTGTTCGGCTCGGACTTTCCGCTGCTCACCCCTGATCGGTGGCTGCGCGACGTCGAGCAGATCGACATGAAGCCCTCGGTCATGCCCGGCATCCTCAAAGACAACGCCGCTCGTCTGCTCGGACTCGGATAGCCCATGGAACCGAGACTGCGCAGCGAGGCGCCTTTCGGCCACGATCCGCTCGGGTACGCCGAGGCGATGCTCAGCGACGGTGCCCGCGCCGCCCTCGCCCGCCTCGACGACACGTTGCGCACCCGGATCGCGCCGCTGCTGCCCGCCGCCTGGGAGAGCGCGACGCTGCCGGCCGCCGTCATCGACGCCCTCGCACCTCTCGATCTCATGCAGCCGATCGGAGTGGAACCGGTGGAGGCCGCATCCTCCGTCTTCTCGGGCTATCGCGCGTTCGTCCTCGCGCGCACCGACGTGTCGGTCGCGACGGCGTACAACGCACAGTCAGGGCTCTTCCGCACCGCGGTGCGCCGCGGGGGCTCGCCCGAACAGGTCGCCGCGCTCGACGACGCCATCCGCAGCTTCGCCGTGCGGGGCGTCTTCGCCCTGACCGAACCCGACCACGGCTCCGACATCGCCGGCGGGCTCGCCACGACCGCGACCCGAGAGGGCGACGGCTGGATCATCGACGGCGCGAAGCGATGGATCGGCGGCGCCGACACCGCCGACGTGCTCGTCGTGTTCGCGCGCGCCGCCGACGACGGCGAGGTCAAGGCGTTCCTCGTGCCCCGGGATGCGCCCGGCGTCACGCTGACCCGCATCGAGGGCAAGGTGTCGCTGCGGCCCATGCAGAACTTCGACATCCGCCTCGACGGCGTGCGCGTCGAGGAGAACGCGCGGCTCCAGCGGGTGGACAGCTGGCGGGACGTGGCCGAGATCCTCAGGTCGCTGCGTTCGGACGTGGCATGGATCGCGACCGGCCTTCAGGCCGGCGCCCTGGATGCGGCGGTCGCGTACGTGCGCGAACGCGAGCAGTTCGGCTCGCCGCTGGGCGGCTTCCAGCTCGTGCAGGAGAAGCTCGCCCGCATCCTCGGCAACCTCACCGCATCCCTCGGCATCGTCGCGCGCCTGTCCGCCCGACAGGATGCGGGCGTGCTGCGCGACGAGGACTCGGCACTGGCCAAGATGCAGACCGCCCGCCTCGCACGCGAGAGCGTCGCGCTCGCCCGCGAAGTGCAGGGCGGCAACGGCATCCTCCTCGAGCACGGCGCCGCGCGGTTCTTCGCCGACGCGGAGGCCGTCTACTCCTACGAGGGCACGCACGAGATGACCGCCCTGATCGTCGGGCGCGGGCTCACCGGCTCGTCCGCCTTCGTCTGAACATCCACCGAAAGGAACCCACCATGAC contains the following coding sequences:
- a CDS encoding SDR family NAD(P)-dependent oxidoreductase codes for the protein MSLDGKVAIVTGSGRGLGLAYAQELARQGARVVVNDVDAATAAEAVSSIEREGGQAVAVVAPVGSSETAKELVRTAVDTYGRLDILVTNAGVLRDTVLWKMSDEAFDTVIDVHLRGTFTCVREAATYMRENEIAGRIICIGSPTGQRGNFGQTNYAAAKAGIVGMVRTWALELKKAGITANAVIPVAATAMTATLPYFAAAVEAEEAGDPMPAFYRHDLGFGTSDDVAGLIAFLASDAAANVSGQAIGVGGDRIQLWSHPEPVVTAYREGGWSAAALESEFAHLVGDNLQSVGERFPALPEELQRPRP
- a CDS encoding acyl-CoA dehydrogenase family protein, giving the protein MEPRLRSEAPFGHDPLGYAEAMLSDGARAALARLDDTLRTRIAPLLPAAWESATLPAAVIDALAPLDLMQPIGVEPVEAASSVFSGYRAFVLARTDVSVATAYNAQSGLFRTAVRRGGSPEQVAALDDAIRSFAVRGVFALTEPDHGSDIAGGLATTATREGDGWIIDGAKRWIGGADTADVLVVFARAADDGEVKAFLVPRDAPGVTLTRIEGKVSLRPMQNFDIRLDGVRVEENARLQRVDSWRDVAEILRSLRSDVAWIATGLQAGALDAAVAYVREREQFGSPLGGFQLVQEKLARILGNLTASLGIVARLSARQDAGVLRDEDSALAKMQTARLARESVALAREVQGGNGILLEHGAARFFADAEAVYSYEGTHEMTALIVGRGLTGSSAFV
- a CDS encoding amidohydrolase family protein, with product MTTRYEPAIDLSAITAIDVHVHIEVDAHGHSSLPDDLAEAASAYFSADVGRPDLDAVAAYYRERSMAAVVFTVDAQTELKHAALSSEEIAEGAARNNDVLIPFGSVDPRQGRAAIDRARHLIEDYGVRGFKFHPTVQGFDPSDDQYFPLYETLQAAGVVTLFHTGQTGIGAGMRGGRGFRLALSNPMLLDTVAAEFPDLQIIMAHPSVPWQDEAISVATHKHNTWIDLSGWSPKYFPPQLVRAANSFLKSRILFGSDFPLLTPDRWLRDVEQIDMKPSVMPGILKDNAARLLGLG